TTGATGTTGATGTAGATTGGGCATGTGATAGCTCAATTGACAAAGCCCAAAGTGGAGAAGTTGGACACGGCTGTCATAGTGGAAGAGGGGTGCATCAGCTGGAGCAACCATGACAACGGTATCTGCCACCAAGTTCTGTCATGGACAAAGAGTAACTGCCATATCCTCCATCTGCACAACAATTCTCACGGACACAGTAACCAAGTTCTAATGCAAAAGGCTTCCTTCCAACCCAATGAGGAAACGCGGGAGCATTGGTACATGCTCAGTTACTGAAAGCTGATCGCATGGGAACTTGGGAAGGGAAGCTTCTTACAAAAAGATTCTACTTGAGTGTCATAATTCATCGATGGAGCCAGACCTATCTCCTTCCAAATGGGAAATATATGTTTTCCATATTCACCACACCCTCACTCGTTCACTTCATTGTTTTATCTGTGAACAAAGTGTTAGATACTTACCATGATGGTGACAAAACAGTAAAAAagcaacttttatttattttgaagaaaGAAACAactttaatatattataattattattgaaAATTGAAATATCTCTATATTGTCGAAAGCAGCgataaataaataacttttaaaatcaaaatacatTTCAAACCCAACTTCTCAACCAAAcacaaaatttgaaaaatcacttctggaccaaaattattgttttactcGTTAAGACACCCAACAGTGAGTTTTATTCTACCATATACCAATTTTCTTCCTTCCTTCAAAGGTGTAGGTCTGTATTTTTGAAGTAGCAATGTGTAAATACTTGTTTTTGTTTACCAACTGTTAAATCAAAGTAGTTTTAGGAAATATCACTCCTTGCATAATCATTTCATATTAAGAAGATAAGATTGGGATGTTAATGAGAATATGCCTTGAAagcttagatatatatatatatatattgtaaagaattcaaCTTCTTAACCTTTTTTTCTGGAGCTCAAGTATTTTTTTTTCTACCTCCTCGTTGATTAAATAGTGTACTCGCAATTAAGTTTGCAAGTAGCCCTCTTCTTGTTAAAATGAGTTACTTAAGAGTAATTTTCAATAAATTATCGTTATATacattattttcataatttcactcccattattcattataaataacatgaacacaatTTCGTTTACTTTAATTACCCAATAATTCATAATATGTTCTTATGAATTATTCCATAACTTTCTCACATTCTATAAAATATGTCACTTGTTTCATAACTACTTTGGAAAGACTGTATATAGAAGATACAAAGTTTCTTTTTGGGGACTTTTGgatcttttaaaaaaattttactttttaaaattctcTCTACAATTTTCTTTTTACAATCACAACAATTATCGTAGTTCTCATGTTTCTGAATCCCTTATTGCGTCCATCTTTGTTAGTGGAATAACCCATTGAAACCTATAGTTTTATCACCAAAGTAGAACTTCAAAGGTtgttagaagaaaaaaaaatattaataaagataaaaaaaaaagttcaatcgATTCATTTAAGTTGGCAAGGCAGTTAACCTAATCTCTCGTTCTAGATTGATACCTTAAACGGTTTTTGGTCCGATTTcgaaaaccataataataacaatagtaataatgttTAAGAAAAATATGTCATACACAACTTATTTTAATGTGTGACAATTGTCTTATAatgtgtaataaaaataaaataaataaatgaatataacCCTTAACACAGTCTCAACCAGCTTGCTTAAAAACTCTACAAagaatatatgaaataattagcCTAATGTTTAAATAGAAAAGATAaatgcttttattttgttttaaaatagtgATTTGTAAGTTAGCATAAGTTAATTTTAACACTTAATGGACATATTCGATTTTGTGAATTTCAATTAAGtaaaagtaaaaattttggttaaaaTGATTAAGTTTATTAATTATTGGttattaaattttgataaattaattgatttaatatattattttattttaattaaataaaagaaaaaataaaaaatttcaagcgtgtttaaatataaaaaaaatcgatTAACCTTTTGACAGACGTTAAATGGGTGTGGAAAAAACAAGATGGATCAGTTATTCTTAAAAGCTGACGGGTAAAAGTGACTGATTCTAGGATTAAAAAAGTCGGGAACTATTTaccaaaaaaaatgaaaagaaaaagtgggGAACTTGGCCCGGCGGCCGGGCCGGGTTTGCGGGGCAGGGCAGGAGAGCTCTTCTCCTACATACAACTTACAGCGATTAAATGGAAATATTGAAATTTGAtctaattttttcttaaaaaacacATCCAGAGATTGCACAGTTGTTATAGACAAATCTCTTCCCCATCCTGAAGCATTCAACGCCAAAGAGATAAATAACACgatgatttttttatattagtTCAGCAATTAGGATCAAACCCATCTAAAATGCGGGGATGGAGAAACGCTGTTCAAGAAACTGCTGCCTCGAAACCCCTCTTTCTAACCATATACGCCACCGTTATACTGGGGACAGTGGTGTCTTCCTTTTACGTATTCTCCGCTATTTACTCTCCAACCGCTTCCCCCACTCGCTCTATCTCTTCTTCTTGGCTTTTGGCCCCTCCTCTCTCCCAAAGTAGGctactttttcctttcttttatttaAGCTTCCAGGGTTTCTTTTTGTATTTCAATGCAAATGTTGAGCATATGTTTTTAGAGCTGAGTAACATCCTATTCCTTTCTGGGTCCTTGTTAAAATGCAACTTTTTTGCCCCTATTTTTGGGTAATAATTTTTTTCAAGTTTTGCTCAAATGCCTATTTGGTGGTTGTATTTTAGGGGACATTTTTGTTACATATTATTTATGCTGCATCAACTTCTCTCATTTTAGCTTTTCATGATTCTCTTAACTTGGCAGATGGGGTTTCTCTTTCCAGCAACATTTCTCAACCATCACAGCATAGGAGCAACAAGTTGAGACCTATTTGGGAGGCCCCATCTCGTACTTCCAAAATGCCTCGTTTAAAGTCCTTTAGACTAACTAAAGAACTGGTTGCACAAAGGGCAAAAGATAATGTCATCATAGTCACCTTTGGTAACTTTGCTTTTATGGATTTCATCCTGACCTGGGTTAAACACTTGACCGATCTTGGTGTTTCTAATCTTCTGGTTGGTAAGTTGTTAAATCTTCTAGCAGTTACACTAGAAGAAATTGTGCTTGAAAGTGGACAATAAGTTAGAATTGTTGTAATTTAGGTGCTATGGACACCAAACTACTGAAGGCTCTATATTGGAAAGGTATCCCAGTCTTTGATATGGGCAGCCATATAAGCACAGATGATGTTGGCTGGGGTTCTCCCATATTTCATAAAATGGGGAGACAGAAAGTCTTACTTATAAATGCAATACTTCCTTTTGGTTTTGAGCTATTGATGTGTGATACAGACATGGTGTGGTTGAAGGTACTATTCTATGCCTGTCACTTAATTCTTCCTCTCTAGTTCAAGCCTTCCTCTGCTTTTTATATGATACTTAGCATTATTACTATTCTATGTTTGTTACTTGGTTGTTCCTTTCTGGCTCAAGTCTTCTTTTATTGTTTATATGATACTTACCATTAATTTGATTGTTCCGTTTTTCACCCTAAAGTAGATACGTTAGATTTTATTGGACTATTATCATACTGTCGAAGAATATAGATTTCTTTGATTCTATACGAAATAAAATTTCAGTGATAATATTAACTGTTCCTAGGTGTTGCGTTTCCTAAAATTTTATACTTCTCACTTTCTGTGCATTTTTATTGGCTTAGTGTTTCTTACTTTGCTGCCTtatattatgaaattgaaactaAATGCAATTTTCTCATTGTATTATACCTCATAATCCTTTAAAGTCACCCAGAAGatatacatcacaatcatacttCATATTTAATGCTTCTTTAACAGAATCCACTGCCATATCTTGCTCGGTACCCTGATGCAGACATCTTAACTTCTAGTGACCAAGTTGTGCCAACAGTTGTTGACGACAGATTGGCTGACTGGAAACAAGGTAAAGACTTGTTTCAGGAAGAATTTCTTTTTCATCAGCTTATCTTGTTTTCAACTTGTGCCCCCATAGTAGTATTGTTATTAGAtacctttcttcttcttttttatgaTACTGTATATACATTCTATCAGAGCTCTAGTCACACCGCCTTCTGCTTTTAACCTATATATCGCCATTCTAGTAACTCCTGTTAAAACTGAATCTTTCTTTTCCTTAAACAGTTGGTGCCGCCTACAATATAGGAATTTTCCACTGGCGCCCAACACCACCCGCGAAAAAACTGGCAAAAGAATGGATAGATATGCTTTTAGCTGATGATAGGATATGGGATCAGAATGGATTTAATGAACTTGTACGTAGGCAGACAGGGCCAGCCTTTGATGATGAGAGTGGAATTTTTTACTCTTATGATGGAAATCTCAAGCTGGGAATTCTGCCAGAAAGTATATTTTGTAGTGGACACACTTATTTTGTTCAGGTAGAATCCATATGCTAGTTCTTGGCAACTTAGATACATTCTCATCCTGTTTTCATTTTATTGGTTTTGTTAAATTTAGTTTCTTATTTTACATGTTTTTCCCGTTGAACTTTAGTTATCTTGATTGTACTTGTCAATAGATAGCTGCATATGTTATATACCATGTTTGTTATAAGCTCTAATGCTTTTGGCAGGCTCTGCATCAGCAATTTAGGCTGCAACCATACGCATTGCACACTACGTTCCAGTATGCTGGTACTGAAGGGAAGCGTCATCGACTGCGGGAAGCCATGGTTTTCTTTGATCCTCCAGAATACTATGATGCACCTGGTAATTTTGTACCATCTGTGATGTTAGTAGCTATATTAGTACTATATGTTTTCtaacaaatataaaaaatcaGGTATTTCTGTGCCAGCTATTCTGTAGATTTGATGGTAGGACCCCTATTATCTCTCTATTGCTCAATATCTTCGGATAATTGGAGTTTTAAGACAGTTTTTTGATCCCACCAAGCTTCTGTTATATTTATCAATCTGATATGGATATGCTAAAGTTCATGTAAGGTGAAGGGGTCACATCTCTTATGGATAGGCATCAAACATTTGCAACATGGGCATTTTAGAAAGTAGGAAATGGCCCACATGACATAAAGTGTGGCTACATTATTGTGTTCTTTAATACTTCTGTTTTCTTTCTCCTTGGATGTATCATGGTTAAATCTTCATGGAACAGAGAATCTGCATATGTTGGTTCTCCAGAATTCATGAAGTATATAATTCTACTAGCTATTCCTGTAACTAAATATATTCTGTTTTCTCATGTTAATATATTTCCCATCA
This window of the Gossypium arboreum isolate Shixiya-1 chromosome 12, ASM2569848v2, whole genome shotgun sequence genome carries:
- the LOC108479522 gene encoding arabinosyltransferase XEG113-like isoform X1, which gives rise to MRGWRNAVQETAASKPLFLTIYATVILGTVVSSFYVFSAIYSPTASPTRSISSSWLLAPPLSQNGVSLSSNISQPSQHRSNKLRPIWEAPSRTSKMPRLKSFRLTKELVAQRAKDNVIIVTFGNFAFMDFILTWVKHLTDLGVSNLLVGAMDTKLLKALYWKGIPVFDMGSHISTDDVGWGSPIFHKMGRQKVLLINAILPFGFELLMCDTDMVWLKNPLPYLARYPDADILTSSDQVVPTVVDDRLADWKQVGAAYNIGIFHWRPTPPAKKLAKEWIDMLLADDRIWDQNGFNELVRRQTGPAFDDESGIFYSYDGNLKLGILPESIFCSGHTYFVQALHQQFRLQPYALHTTFQYAGTEGKRHRLREAMVFFDPPEYYDAPGGFLSFRPSISKSLLLDGEHNLESHFSLINYQMRQIRSALAIASVLNRTLVMPPLWCRLDRLWFPHPGALLGSMTRQPFLCPLDHVFEYALVQVNVMLRDLPAEEFGPAINIREYSFLNNPFLPQRVRESWLDVQLCQEGTEDCHASSNTSQPGLLRFPKRSSEETLKKVFSSFKDVKVIQFSSMQDAFLGFTDKTREEKFRKRVKQYVGIWCCVENHIPGHIYYDMYWDEKPGWKPVPPKTPEDDHPPF
- the LOC108479522 gene encoding arabinosyltransferase XEG113-like isoform X2, with the protein product MRGWRNAVQETAASKPLFLTIYATVILGTVVSSFYVFSAIYSPTASPTRSISSSWLLAPPLSQNGVSLSSNISQPSQHRSNKLRPIWEAPSRTSKMPRLKSFRLTKELVAQRAKDNVIIVTFGNFAFMDFILTWVKHLTDLGVSNLLVGAMDTKLLKALYWKGIPVFDMGSHISTDDVGWGSPIFHKMGRQKVLLINAILPFGFELLMCDTDMVWLKNPLPYLARYPDADILTSSDQVVPTVVDDRLADWKQVGAAYNIGIFHWRPTPPAKKLAKEWIDMLLADDRIWDQNGFNELVRRQTGPAFDDESGIFYSYDGNLKLGILPESIFCSGHTYFVQALHQQFRLQPYALHTTFQYAGTEGKRHRLREAMVFFDPPEYYDAPGGFLSFRPSISKSLLLDGEHNLESHFSLINYQMRQIRSALAIASVLNRTLVMPPLWCRLDRLWFPHPGALLGSMTRQPFLCPLDHVFEVNVMLRDLPAEEFGPAINIREYSFLNNPFLPQRVRESWLDVQLCQEGTEDCHASSNTSQPGLLRFPKRSSEETLKKVFSSFKDVKVIQFSSMQDAFLGFTDKTREEKFRKRVKQYVGIWCCVENHIPGHIYYDMYWDEKPGWKPVPPKTPEDDHPPF